In one Lachnospiraceae bacterium GAM79 genomic region, the following are encoded:
- a CDS encoding iron-containing alcohol dehydrogenase, with protein MARFTLPRDIYHGKDALDALKTFKGKRAMICVGGGSMKRFGFLDKVEKNLKEAGMEVQLFEGIEPDPSVETVMKGAAAMLEFEPDWIVAIGGGSPIDAAKAMWIKYEYPDITFEDMCKVFGIPSLRKKAHFCAISSTSGTATEVTAFSIITDYQKGIKYPIADFEITPDVAIVDPELAETMPQKLVAHTGMDAMTHAIEAYVSTANCDFTDPLALHAIKMIQNDLVGSYNGDMEKRDAMHNAQCLAGMAFSNALLGIVHSMAHKTGAAFADYGAHIIHGAANAMYLPKVIAFNAKDETAKERYGVIADFMGLGGDTLDEKVTLLINYLRKMNDDLNIPHCIKHYGADSYPVEQGFVPENVFLERLPEIAANAILDACTGSNPRQPSQEEMEKLLKCCYYDSEVDF; from the coding sequence ATGGCAAGATTTACGTTACCTAGAGATATTTATCATGGAAAGGATGCATTAGATGCATTAAAAACTTTTAAAGGAAAAAGGGCGATGATCTGTGTTGGCGGTGGCTCTATGAAACGCTTTGGATTTCTGGATAAAGTAGAAAAGAATCTGAAAGAGGCAGGAATGGAAGTTCAGTTATTTGAAGGCATTGAACCGGATCCGTCTGTTGAAACAGTTATGAAGGGTGCTGCTGCCATGCTGGAGTTTGAACCGGACTGGATTGTAGCAATCGGCGGAGGTTCTCCGATCGATGCGGCAAAGGCAATGTGGATCAAATATGAATATCCGGACATTACATTTGAAGATATGTGTAAGGTATTTGGTATTCCTTCCCTTCGTAAAAAAGCTCATTTCTGTGCAATTTCATCTACTTCAGGAACTGCAACTGAAGTAACGGCCTTTTCAATTATCACGGATTATCAGAAGGGCATCAAATATCCGATCGCTGATTTTGAGATCACACCGGATGTAGCGATCGTTGATCCTGAGCTGGCAGAGACGATGCCGCAGAAGTTAGTTGCTCATACCGGTATGGATGCAATGACACATGCGATCGAGGCATATGTATCAACCGCAAACTGTGATTTCACAGATCCGCTTGCATTACATGCTATTAAGATGATCCAGAATGATCTGGTTGGTTCTTATAACGGAGATATGGAAAAACGTGACGCAATGCACAATGCTCAGTGCCTTGCAGGTATGGCATTCTCAAATGCGCTTCTGGGTATTGTTCATTCTATGGCACATAAAACAGGTGCAGCATTTGCGGATTATGGTGCACACATCATTCATGGTGCGGCAAATGCAATGTATCTGCCGAAGGTCATCGCATTTAATGCAAAGGATGAAACTGCAAAAGAAAGATATGGAGTGATTGCAGACTTTATGGGACTTGGCGGTGATACATTAGATGAGAAGGTAACACTGCTGATCAACTATCTGCGTAAGATGAACGATGATCTGAATATCCCACACTGTATCAAACATTATGGTGCTGACAGTTATCCGGTAGAGCAGGGCTTTGTACCTGAGAATGTATTCTTAGAGCGGTTGCCGGAGATCGCAGCAAATGCAATATTGGATGCATGTACAGGATCGAATCCTAGACAGCCGAGTCAGGAAGAGATGGAGAAACTCTTAAAGTGCTGTTATTATGACTCAGAAGTTGATTTCTAA
- a CDS encoding SseB family protein — MDTKKYEDQMPVDEGLQGNETIEEAILALQQEPTEEILAHTLTVIRRRARANGQFIVAVIPPVGAESSLQIQAIQTEDERYWWMAFTSFDEEIKGGETVMSTFMADISHLFEAALMTDDIEGIILNPWNRALMLDKSLLQLILAGK; from the coding sequence ATGGATACAAAAAAATATGAAGATCAGATGCCTGTAGATGAAGGTCTACAGGGAAATGAGACAATCGAAGAAGCAATCCTTGCTTTACAGCAGGAACCGACAGAAGAAATACTTGCGCATACGCTTACAGTGATAAGACGGCGTGCGAGAGCAAATGGACAGTTCATTGTTGCTGTTATACCACCGGTGGGTGCAGAGAGCAGTTTGCAGATCCAGGCGATCCAGACCGAGGATGAGCGGTACTGGTGGATGGCATTTACCAGCTTTGATGAGGAGATAAAGGGCGGTGAAACCGTAATGTCGACCTTTATGGCAGATATCAGCCATCTCTTTGAAGCAGCTTTAATGACGGACGATATAGAGGGCATTATTCTGAATCCCTGGAACCGTGCATTAATGTTGGATAAGAGCCTGCTTCAGCTGATTCTTGCAGGAAAGTAG
- a CDS encoding sodium-dependent transporter, with protein MKRESFKSRLGFLLVSAGCAIGIGNVWRFPYVVGENGGGIFVLFYLLFLVAMGLPVLTMELAVGRGSRKSAVLAYKELEKPKSKWHIHGWFAILGCYVLMMYYTTVSGWMVSYFYKFVTGEFKAGMDVDATGSVFSDLLADPKQMGFWMILTVIVGFIVCSRGLQNGLERISKIMMTALLVLIVVLAVHSITLSGAGEGLRFYLIPNLSTVEKVGIGNVISAAMNQAFFTLSLGVAAMEIFGSYMSKNHALAGEGVRICALDTFVAVMSGLIIFPACFSYGVEVTSGPKLIFVTLPNVFVNMAGGRIWGSLFFLFMTFASFSTVIAVFENIMSFAMDMFGWSRNKTAIINCIIILIASLPCVLGYNVWSDLHLIGGRDVLDSEDFLVSNLLLPLGSLIYLLFCVTKWGWGFDNYIEEVNTGSGLKMSRKLKPYFQFVLPVLILIILIQGLL; from the coding sequence ATGAAACGAGAATCATTTAAATCCCGTTTAGGCTTTTTATTAGTAAGTGCGGGATGTGCAATCGGAATTGGAAATGTATGGAGATTCCCATATGTAGTAGGAGAAAATGGCGGTGGTATCTTTGTACTGTTCTATCTGCTGTTCCTTGTGGCAATGGGACTTCCGGTTCTGACCATGGAGCTTGCAGTCGGACGAGGAAGCAGGAAGAGTGCAGTTCTTGCATATAAGGAGCTTGAGAAACCAAAGAGCAAATGGCATATCCATGGCTGGTTTGCCATCCTTGGATGTTATGTGCTGATGATGTACTATACAACCGTATCCGGCTGGATGGTATCGTATTTTTATAAATTCGTAACAGGCGAATTCAAGGCAGGTATGGATGTGGATGCGACCGGATCTGTATTCTCTGATCTGCTTGCTGATCCAAAGCAGATGGGCTTCTGGATGATCTTGACGGTTATTGTCGGATTTATCGTGTGCAGCCGTGGGCTTCAGAATGGTCTGGAAAGAATCAGTAAGATCATGATGACAGCATTGTTGGTGCTGATCGTGGTACTGGCAGTTCACAGTATTACTTTATCAGGAGCCGGTGAAGGTTTACGGTTCTACCTGATCCCAAATCTGTCAACGGTTGAGAAAGTCGGGATAGGAAATGTAATATCGGCGGCTATGAATCAGGCATTCTTCACTCTGAGTCTTGGTGTAGCTGCGATGGAGATCTTCGGAAGTTATATGAGCAAGAATCATGCACTGGCAGGCGAGGGCGTGCGGATTTGTGCCCTGGACACATTTGTTGCTGTTATGTCAGGACTGATCATTTTTCCGGCATGTTTCAGTTATGGCGTAGAGGTTACTTCAGGACCAAAGCTGATATTTGTAACGCTGCCGAATGTATTTGTAAATATGGCAGGCGGAAGGATCTGGGGTTCTCTGTTCTTTCTGTTTATGACATTTGCAAGTTTTTCGACTGTAATTGCGGTATTTGAAAATATTATGTCTTTTGCAATGGATATGTTCGGATGGAGCAGGAATAAAACAGCCATCATCAATTGCATTATTATTCTGATCGCAAGTCTTCCTTGTGTTCTGGGATACAACGTGTGGAGTGATCTGCACCTGATCGGTGGCAGAGATGTATTAGACAGTGAGGACTTCCTGGTAAGTAATCTTTTGCTCCCACTCGGTTCGCTGATCTATCTGTTGTTCTGTGTTACGAAATGGGGCTGGGGCTTTGATAATTATATCGAGGAAGTAAATACCGGTTCCGGACTGAAAATGTCCAGAAAATTAAAACCATATTTCCAGTTTGTACTTCCTGTTCTGATCCTGATCATTCTGATTCAGGGACTGTTATAA
- a CDS encoding C69 family dipeptidase has protein sequence MACTTILVGKKASYDGSTIIARNDDSGSGHYMPKKFVVVEPEEQPKTYRSVLAHLEIPLPEEAMRYTSMPNAVDGEGIWAASGVNAAHVAMTATETITSNPRVLGADPLVEYQPAENGNEEIPGGIGEEDIVCLVLPYIRSARAGVERLGNLLETYGTYEMNGIAFQDQDEIWWMETIGGHHWIAKKVPDDVYVVMPNQFGTDVFDMKDALTDQNAHMCSKDLAEFIEKNHLDLTIRRSTERKAEDADLPFGRFINPREIFGSHDDSDHVYNTPRAWFMERYLNPKTYRWDGENADYTPVSDDIPWSLIPEHKVTMEDVKYVLSSHYQGTPYDPYLPYGDKKMAGAYRSIGVNRTDFMSAIQMRPYGAEDNRVIEWVAFASNAFNVMVPFYANVDTTPEYLANTTADVSTDNFYWSSRMIAAMADASYSKSLFHIERYQETMLAKGHEVINRYDEQIEKEPDAGKRSALREQANQEMADILRKETGNTLSKVLYELSNQMKNSYARSDA, from the coding sequence ATGGCATGTACAACGATATTAGTTGGAAAGAAGGCATCCTATGATGGATCAACGATCATTGCCAGAAACGATGATTCAGGATCCGGTCATTATATGCCGAAGAAATTTGTAGTCGTAGAACCGGAAGAACAGCCGAAAACCTACCGTTCGGTTCTGGCGCATCTGGAAATCCCGCTTCCGGAAGAAGCGATGCGCTATACCTCGATGCCAAATGCAGTCGATGGTGAGGGCATCTGGGCGGCAAGCGGTGTAAATGCAGCCCATGTTGCAATGACAGCGACCGAAACCATTACATCGAATCCGAGAGTGCTCGGTGCAGATCCTCTGGTCGAGTATCAGCCGGCAGAGAACGGAAACGAAGAAATACCGGGCGGAATCGGAGAAGAAGATATTGTCTGTCTGGTACTCCCATATATAAGAAGTGCGAGAGCAGGTGTAGAACGTCTTGGAAATCTGCTTGAAACGTACGGAACCTACGAGATGAATGGAATCGCATTCCAGGATCAGGATGAGATCTGGTGGATGGAGACGATCGGAGGACATCACTGGATCGCGAAGAAAGTGCCGGATGATGTCTATGTTGTGATGCCGAATCAGTTCGGCACGGATGTATTTGATATGAAGGATGCATTAACGGATCAGAACGCACATATGTGCTCAAAAGATCTGGCGGAATTTATCGAGAAGAATCATCTGGATCTGACTATTAGAAGAAGCACAGAACGTAAGGCCGAAGATGCGGATCTGCCGTTTGGCAGATTCATTAATCCAAGAGAGATATTTGGCAGCCATGATGATTCGGATCATGTCTACAATACGCCAAGAGCATGGTTTATGGAGCGGTACCTGAATCCGAAGACCTACCGCTGGGATGGTGAAAATGCAGATTACACACCGGTATCGGACGACATTCCGTGGAGTTTGATTCCGGAGCATAAGGTGACGATGGAGGATGTCAAATATGTGTTGTCCTCGCATTATCAGGGAACACCATACGACCCATATCTTCCATATGGAGATAAGAAGATGGCAGGTGCATATCGTTCCATCGGCGTTAACCGGACTGATTTCATGTCTGCGATCCAGATGCGACCATATGGAGCAGAGGACAACCGTGTGATCGAGTGGGTGGCATTTGCCTCAAATGCATTTAATGTCATGGTGCCATTTTATGCAAATGTGGACACAACACCGGAATATCTGGCGAACACGACCGCTGATGTATCTACCGATAATTTCTACTGGAGCAGCCGGATGATCGCAGCGATGGCAGATGCATCTTACAGCAAGTCGTTGTTTCATATCGAACGGTATCAGGAAACCATGCTTGCGAAAGGGCATGAGGTGATCAACCGATACGATGAGCAGATAGAAAAAGAACCGGATGCCGGTAAACGAAGTGCGCTTCGAGAGCAGGCCAATCAGGAAATGGCAGATATCCTCCGGAAAGAGACCGGTAATACGCTTTCCAAAGTCTTATATGAACTGAGTAATCAGATGAAGAATTCTTATGCGAGATCGGATGCTTAA
- a CDS encoding Cof-type HAD-IIB family hydrolase: MIKLVASDVDGTLVPDGTFEINPEIYDVIKKLKEKGITFVAASGRQYASLKKLFAPVADRILYIPDNGGFVRGGKGETWLKRPMEKDLIRAVVEDAEKLPDVELMLCGRDYAYVGSEDGRLYNWMREAYRYEIKAVPDLTDIDDDIVKISIFHPEDAERIVKDWFYDKWKDTILLAPAGVYWVDCSEPSINKGSALQFLLDKYEIKPDEVMVFGDNINDLGMLACAKESYAIGSARDEVKQAAAHVADTMRNQGVIKVLKEQLLK, encoded by the coding sequence ATGATAAAATTAGTTGCAAGTGACGTGGATGGAACTCTTGTTCCTGACGGAACATTTGAGATCAATCCTGAGATCTATGATGTGATAAAGAAACTGAAAGAAAAGGGTATTACCTTTGTGGCAGCAAGCGGCAGACAGTATGCGAGCCTTAAGAAGTTATTTGCGCCGGTTGCAGACCGGATCTTGTATATCCCGGATAATGGCGGATTTGTCAGAGGAGGTAAGGGCGAAACATGGCTCAAACGTCCGATGGAGAAAGACCTGATCCGTGCGGTCGTGGAGGATGCAGAGAAGCTACCGGATGTAGAGCTGATGCTCTGTGGAAGGGATTATGCATATGTTGGAAGCGAGGATGGACGACTGTATAACTGGATGCGGGAAGCATACCGCTATGAGATCAAGGCAGTGCCGGATCTTACCGATATTGATGATGATATCGTGAAGATCTCGATATTTCACCCGGAGGATGCAGAGCGGATCGTAAAAGACTGGTTTTATGACAAATGGAAGGATACCATTCTGCTGGCACCTGCCGGAGTTTACTGGGTAGACTGTTCGGAACCATCGATCAACAAGGGAAGTGCATTACAGTTTCTGCTTGATAAATATGAGATCAAACCGGATGAAGTTATGGTATTTGGTGATAATATCAATGACCTTGGTATGCTTGCCTGTGCAAAGGAAAGCTATGCGATCGGAAGTGCCAGAGATGAGGTAAAGCAGGCAGCAGCCCATGTAGCAGATACGATGCGCAATCAGGGTGTGATCAAGGTGTTAAAGGAGCAGTTGTTAAAATAA
- a CDS encoding AAA family ATPase, which translates to MPVFDFSDKPVKNEDTVCTYTAFQSNAKEKTPEEPILVLDNSERQWIHHALGVFTNPAKRTAFEFKENGETFSADILKIDSRFVSLIKWLGENHISVRLSGKNLEDGYAVYRIRETAFGGGTKLSAADGFLQFMIERLLASTASEEVEEDDDADEEGDDMKLTSLQSISDFMTCAGRTMPDNIRLWARRNLAVARSNEVSPEERRHAQRALSIMMNIQWKSNYFEAIDPVEARRILDEELYGMERVKQRIMETVIQINRTHTLPAYGLLLVGPAGTGKSQIAYAVARILKLPWTTLDMSSINDPEQLTGSSRIYANAKPGIIMEAFSIAGESNLVFIINELDKAASGKGNGNPADVLLTLLDNLGFTDNYMECMIPTVGVYPIATANNKEDISAPLMSRFAVIDIPDYTFEEKKIIFSKFALPKVLKRIGLKENECIITEDGLDAVIEEFKNTSGIRDLEQAAEHLAANALYRIEVDHVPQVTFDAEGVRHLFL; encoded by the coding sequence ATGCCAGTTTTTGATTTCAGTGATAAACCGGTAAAGAATGAGGATACGGTTTGTACCTATACGGCATTTCAGTCAAATGCAAAGGAAAAGACACCGGAGGAACCGATTCTGGTGTTAGATAACAGTGAGAGACAGTGGATCCATCATGCGCTGGGAGTTTTTACAAATCCGGCAAAGCGTACTGCTTTTGAATTCAAGGAAAATGGGGAGACATTTTCAGCAGATATTTTAAAGATTGATTCCAGATTTGTCAGTCTGATCAAATGGCTGGGAGAAAATCATATCAGTGTACGTCTGTCCGGTAAAAATCTGGAAGACGGATATGCAGTATACAGAATCCGAGAGACAGCATTTGGTGGCGGAACCAAGTTATCTGCGGCAGATGGATTTTTACAGTTTATGATCGAACGACTGCTTGCAAGTACAGCGTCAGAGGAAGTCGAGGAGGATGATGATGCAGACGAGGAAGGCGACGATATGAAGCTGACCAGTCTTCAGAGCATTTCTGATTTTATGACATGTGCGGGCAGAACGATGCCGGATAATATCCGTCTCTGGGCGAGAAGAAATCTTGCTGTTGCCAGATCAAACGAGGTGTCACCGGAGGAGCGCCGTCATGCACAGAGAGCACTCTCGATCATGATGAATATTCAGTGGAAGAGCAATTATTTTGAAGCAATCGATCCGGTTGAAGCAAGACGGATCCTGGATGAAGAATTATATGGAATGGAACGTGTAAAGCAGAGGATCATGGAGACGGTTATCCAGATCAACCGAACTCATACCCTTCCTGCTTATGGACTTCTGTTGGTCGGACCTGCCGGTACCGGAAAATCACAGATCGCGTATGCGGTTGCCCGTATTCTGAAACTGCCATGGACAACCCTTGATATGAGTTCGATCAATGATCCGGAGCAGCTTACAGGAAGTTCCAGAATCTATGCAAATGCAAAGCCGGGTATCATCATGGAAGCATTCTCGATCGCAGGAGAATCCAATCTGGTATTTATTATCAATGAGCTTGATAAGGCTGCATCCGGAAAGGGAAATGGAAATCCTGCGGATGTACTTCTGACTTTGCTTGATAACCTTGGATTTACAGATAACTATATGGAGTGTATGATCCCGACCGTTGGCGTATATCCGATCGCAACGGCAAATAATAAAGAAGATATCAGTGCGCCATTGATGTCACGTTTTGCGGTTATCGACATACCGGATTATACCTTTGAAGAAAAGAAGATCATCTTCAGTAAATTTGCATTGCCAAAGGTATTGAAGCGGATCGGTCTGAAAGAGAATGAATGTATCATCACAGAGGATGGTCTGGATGCGGTCATTGAAGAATTCAAGAATACCTCCGGTATCCGTGATCTGGAGCAGGCAGCCGAGCATCTGGCAGCAAATGCACTTTACCGGATCGAGGTAGATCATGTACCACAGGTGACATTTGATGCGGAAGGCGTAAGACATTTATTCCTGTAG
- the xth gene encoding exodeoxyribonuclease III, whose translation MKMISWNVNGIRACVGKNFMDFFKEADADIFCIQESKMQEGQLQLELPGYYQYWNYAEKKGYSGTAIFAKKEPLSVAYGIGIEEHDHEGRVITLEYDNFYMVTVYTPNSQNELARLDYRMKWEDDFREYLKQLEQTKPVVVCGDMNVAHTEIDLKNPKTNRKNAGFTDEEREKFSTLLDSGFVDTFRFFNPDAEGIYSWWSYRFKAREKNAGWRIDYFLTSKVLESRLVDAKIHTEVLGSDHCPVELDIDL comes from the coding sequence ATGAAGATGATATCGTGGAATGTGAACGGAATTCGCGCATGTGTTGGAAAGAATTTTATGGATTTCTTTAAAGAGGCAGATGCAGATATTTTTTGTATTCAGGAATCAAAAATGCAGGAAGGACAGCTTCAACTGGAGCTTCCGGGTTATTATCAATATTGGAATTATGCAGAGAAAAAGGGATATTCCGGAACTGCTATTTTCGCAAAGAAAGAGCCGTTGTCAGTGGCATATGGAATCGGTATAGAAGAACACGACCATGAGGGACGAGTCATCACACTCGAATATGATAATTTTTATATGGTCACTGTATATACGCCAAATTCACAGAATGAGCTTGCCAGACTGGACTATCGTATGAAATGGGAGGATGATTTCAGAGAGTATCTGAAGCAGTTGGAACAGACAAAGCCGGTGGTAGTATGTGGGGATATGAATGTGGCACATACAGAGATCGATCTGAAAAATCCAAAGACCAATCGTAAGAACGCCGGATTTACAGATGAGGAAAGAGAAAAATTCAGTACCCTGCTTGACAGTGGATTTGTTGATACGTTTCGTTTTTTTAATCCGGACGCAGAAGGCATTTATTCCTGGTGGTCTTACCGTTTTAAGGCAAGAGAGAAGAATGCCGGATGGCGGATCGACTATTTTTTGACCTCAAAGGTTCTGGAATCCAGACTTGTGGATGCAAAGATCCATACAGAGGTGTTGGGTTCCGATCATTGTCCGGTAGAACTTGATATTGACCTGTAA
- a CDS encoding glycoside hydrolase family 32 protein, whose protein sequence is MHTLEAARKYEKEYEVDADKRPLFHVTPPIGWMNDPNGFSVYKGQIHLFYQYHPYSNVWGPMHWGHQVSEDMISWKQYQTVLAPDMEYDEEGCFSGSAVMTNLGHVLFYTGVSKDKNGGCNLQNQCMAVGDGVGYKKLKNNPVLTGAVMPEGFSHIDFRDPKVWEEDGIYYMLTCSRDAQNKGMIALFSNSEIHQYLEKTELTEQETGAFEKAAGCWKYEGVFAEHMERLGSVWECPDYFRLDGKDVLLFSPPDVQAQGNELHNGNNAIYVVGTYDHAKKQFQMEQPHTLDKGLDFYASQTTELPDGRRILIAWMQSWHNSFIPDGQEWQGMMTIPRELYLSDGRIIQKPVKELEQYRVRPVSYSNEKVEGGQNFDGIEGRTLDMTVIIKSGKFQEFYIDVAKDAEHYTRITYNRRKREIEVDRTFSGMNRDVACIRRAEVESEAERITLRFILDRNSVELFVNDGELSMSTVIYTPQTADGISFFCDGNAIIDIEKFDIEIPMNR, encoded by the coding sequence ATGCATACATTAGAAGCAGCCAGAAAATATGAAAAAGAATATGAAGTTGATGCTGATAAAAGACCGTTATTTCATGTGACACCACCGATCGGCTGGATGAATGATCCCAATGGATTTTCAGTATATAAGGGACAAATCCATTTGTTTTATCAATATCATCCATATAGCAATGTATGGGGACCGATGCATTGGGGACATCAGGTAAGTGAAGATATGATAAGTTGGAAGCAGTATCAGACTGTACTCGCACCGGATATGGAATATGATGAGGAAGGATGCTTTTCCGGTTCGGCAGTTATGACAAATCTTGGACATGTGTTGTTTTATACAGGAGTCAGTAAAGATAAGAATGGTGGCTGTAATCTTCAGAATCAGTGTATGGCAGTTGGAGATGGTGTAGGTTATAAGAAGCTGAAGAACAATCCTGTTCTCACAGGAGCGGTGATGCCGGAGGGATTCAGCCATATTGATTTCAGAGATCCGAAGGTATGGGAAGAAGATGGTATTTACTATATGCTGACCTGTAGCCGGGATGCTCAGAATAAAGGAATGATCGCGTTATTTTCAAATTCTGAAATACATCAATATCTGGAAAAAACAGAGCTTACCGAACAGGAGACAGGAGCCTTTGAGAAAGCAGCAGGTTGTTGGAAATATGAAGGTGTATTTGCAGAGCACATGGAACGGTTAGGAAGCGTATGGGAATGTCCGGATTATTTCAGGTTGGACGGAAAAGATGTGCTGTTGTTTTCACCACCTGATGTACAGGCGCAGGGAAATGAACTGCATAATGGTAATAATGCGATCTATGTTGTTGGAACATATGATCATGCAAAAAAGCAGTTTCAAATGGAGCAGCCACATACACTTGATAAAGGTCTGGATTTTTATGCATCACAGACGACAGAACTTCCGGATGGAAGGAGAATCCTGATCGCATGGATGCAGTCATGGCATAATTCATTTATCCCGGATGGACAGGAGTGGCAGGGCATGATGACAATTCCAAGAGAATTATATCTGTCAGATGGCAGGATCATCCAGAAGCCTGTGAAAGAACTGGAGCAATATCGGGTTCGGCCGGTTTCATATTCGAATGAAAAGGTAGAAGGCGGGCAGAACTTTGATGGGATAGAGGGAAGAACGCTGGATATGACAGTAATAATAAAATCCGGTAAATTTCAGGAGTTTTACATTGATGTAGCAAAAGATGCAGAGCATTATACCAGAATTACATATAACAGAAGAAAACGGGAGATCGAAGTTGACCGGACATTTTCCGGAATGAACCGGGATGTAGCCTGCATCAGGCGGGCAGAGGTAGAATCGGAAGCAGAACGGATAACATTACGGTTTATTCTTGACCGCAATTCGGTAGAACTGTTTGTGAATGACGGAGAGTTGTCAATGAGTACAGTAATTTATACGCCGCAGACAGCAGATGGCATTTCGTTTTTCTGTGATGGAAATGCGATAATCGATATAGAAAAGTTCGATATTGAGATTCCGATGAACAGATAA
- a CDS encoding GNAT family N-acetyltransferase, with the protein MTQENLARFEFRNIKKNEAEQTAEIERICFPPNEACTPEMMHLRVEKVPEMFLVAVDKATGKIAGFINGLSTNETVLRDEFFQNADLYDPAGENVMILGVDVLPEYRRIGLASEMMECYKNRERQNGRKRLILTCLESKVAMYRKMGYEDNGMSVSSWGGEQWHEMTCELEKGIPEAIAKTALELG; encoded by the coding sequence GTGACACAGGAAAATTTAGCAAGATTTGAGTTCCGAAATATTAAAAAGAATGAAGCAGAGCAAACAGCAGAGATCGAACGGATCTGTTTTCCTCCGAATGAGGCCTGTACTCCGGAAATGATGCATTTGCGTGTGGAGAAAGTGCCGGAAATGTTTCTGGTTGCGGTAGATAAAGCAACAGGTAAGATTGCCGGATTTATTAATGGTCTGTCTACAAATGAAACGGTTTTGCGTGATGAATTTTTTCAGAATGCAGATCTGTATGATCCTGCCGGAGAAAATGTAATGATCCTTGGTGTTGATGTTTTGCCGGAATATCGCAGGATTGGGCTGGCTTCCGAGATGATGGAATGTTATAAGAACAGGGAAAGACAGAATGGACGAAAGCGACTGATCCTTACCTGTCTGGAATCCAAGGTTGCCATGTACCGGAAGATGGGATATGAGGATAACGGCATGTCGGTTTCTTCGTGGGGCGGCGAACAGTGGCATGAGATGACGTGTGAACTGGAAAAGGGTATCCCGGAGGCAATTGCAAAGACAGCCTTGGAGCTTGGATAA
- a CDS encoding aspartate dehydrogenase, with amino-acid sequence MGLFRKKKDQIAYDSQKKRPVIKCSICTGEQVAGFQDIHNGTFEDVMLIRGKEDMKAFREKYGIPQDTEIPKIY; translated from the coding sequence ATGGGATTATTTCGAAAAAAGAAAGATCAGATAGCGTATGACAGTCAGAAAAAACGACCGGTCATCAAATGCAGCATTTGCACCGGTGAACAGGTCGCAGGCTTTCAGGATATTCATAATGGGACATTTGAAGATGTCATGTTGATCCGTGGAAAAGAAGATATGAAGGCTTTCCGGGAAAAATATGGAATCCCGCAGGATACGGAGATTCCAAAGATATATTGA
- a CDS encoding M48 family metallopeptidase: MNMLTEIILNDKGTNENIRVQVIRSGRKSLGLEVRPDGTVLARIPARLSDRELKAFIEKQQEWILKKVNQVKKRADARTKIQVPSVDALSDAEIQKIKDKIADRVKYYCAVMQVTVGRITIRNQKTRWGSCSSAGNVNFNYQLYYLPDELLDYVVVHELAHRRHMNHSKEFWSEVERYCPDYRVRRKQLKEYQLAN; the protein is encoded by the coding sequence ATGAATATGCTGACAGAGATAATACTGAATGACAAAGGGACAAATGAAAACATCCGGGTACAGGTTATAAGGTCCGGGAGAAAAAGTCTCGGCCTGGAGGTGCGACCGGATGGAACGGTACTTGCAAGGATTCCGGCGAGATTATCTGACCGGGAATTAAAAGCATTTATAGAGAAGCAGCAGGAATGGATCTTAAAGAAAGTGAATCAGGTAAAAAAGCGTGCGGATGCACGCACGAAAATTCAGGTTCCATCTGTGGATGCGTTATCAGATGCAGAGATTCAGAAGATCAAAGACAAGATTGCAGACCGGGTAAAGTACTATTGTGCGGTTATGCAGGTGACAGTTGGGCGCATCACGATCCGCAACCAGAAGACCAGATGGGGAAGCTGCAGCAGTGCCGGGAATGTGAATTTTAATTATCAATTATATTATCTGCCGGATGAATTACTTGACTATGTAGTAGTGCATGAGCTGGCACACAGACGGCATATGAATCATTCCAAAGAATTCTGGTCAGAGGTGGAGCGGTATTGTCCGGACTATAGAGTGAGACGGAAGCAGTTAAAAGAATATCAACTGGCGAATTAA